TGAGCGTAGTCTTGAGCGCCTTGTAAGGGTCGTTGCCGCTGAGGAAGTAGGCGTGGCGGACGAGCAGGCGATGCCGTCGGGGCCATCGCTGCGGATTTCGCTGGTGTTGGGGTGGAACACGTCGACGCCGTTGACCTTGACCTGGATCTGGCGCTCCCGGGTGCCGTTGTCCTCATGTGCCGGCAGACCGGTGAGCTGCACCGCATGGCCTACGGCGGCTTCGAGCAGGATCGCGAGACGCCGGGGTATCGGTGTCCGGCGCGCTACTTGGGATCACCTGCGAAGGCATGGATCGGTGCCCGGTGAGCGACGCGGTGCGCATCCCGCTGGCCGAGGATCGGCGCGCGTTCACGCCGGTGGCGCGGTCCAGCTACCGGTGGCGGGACTTCTACGACCAGCTCGGTGCGGTGGAACGGGTCAACAGTCGGTTGGCGGGCGGCTTCGGGTTCGAGCGACCGGGCATCCGCGGGCTGGCGAAGATGCAGCTGCGTGTCACCATGGCGCTGACGATCATGCTGGCGATGGCCGTGGGGCACATCCGCGCCGGCCAACCCGAGAACCTGCGGAGTCTGGTCAAACCCGCCTGACCGGCGACCGCTCGCCGGTCGTCAAGAGAAACCCAATCCCCACCGGCTCCTCAGCGAGAGCGGTCTGTCCCGATCTGTGCGTCGAGACGCGGATGAGGCTTCATTCCACCTCGCGGATCCGACCCGGCACACTCGGCACAGCGGTCATTCGCACCCGGGCGAGGATCAGCGACGCCGTCAACGTCCCCGACGCGTGCTGTCTGGCATGACCGCCCGCTCGACAGAACACGAAACCGCTACAGCACAATTGCATCTGGCTATTGATTGAGCCTTTTGCAGAAACTCTGGAGCGCTGCTGAAGAAGCTGGGGACGTGAGAACAGGATGAGCGGTTTTGTTGGGTAGCTTCGACGAATTTTCGGCGTAGAGCCTCAGCAGCGCCTGAAGCCGGCCAGAATCCACGGGCCATGCGCCTTCGGGAGGCAGCGTGCGGACAGAACGGTGCCCTATCTCCTGCTGGAGATCAGCTTGGCTGCGGCGCTACAGGGGGCAGAACAGAGGTCTGGCTCAGTTCACGAAGCGCAGCAACTGGTCCACGGTCAACGCCAGGATGCCGAACATCAGGTGGCACAGTACCTTGCTGTGTCCACGCACCCGTACTTGCCGGGCGCCGAATTCGTCCTTCAGCCGACCGTCGACGCGCTCCACCGTCGACCGTTCCCGGTAGCGCACCTGCGTGGCGTCCACGTGGCCGGCGTTGCGCCGCGCTTGTGCCTCCCGCTTCAGTTCCCGCTTGCGGTCGGCATCGCGGCGCGGATTGACGTCGATGATCGGTACATGTCCAAGCGACTCGCTGTGCGCTCTGATCTCGGCGGCATCATAGGCCGCGTCCATCAGGTCGTACAGGTTGCTGACCCGAGCCGCGGTCATGGTGGCCAACGGAATCGCGACTTGGCTGTCATGCACCGAGGCCGAGGTGAGGATACAACTGAGCGGTATCCCGCCGTCGGCCGCGTCGATATGCAGCTTGTAGCCGATCCACGACTCCTTATAGCCCTTCGCGTTGCGCTTGCTGCCCACATCACAGACCTGGGGCAGGTCGTCGAGCATCTCCGGCAACGCCATCTGCTGCTGACGCTGCAGACGCGTCGGCTCCTTGGGCCGTTCCTCGCCCTTGCGTGGACGCCCGCGCTTGCGCTTCGGCTTCGCTGGCTGCTTTGGCTTCGGGGTCGCTTTCTCGCGCCCCTCGATCGCTGTCGCATCGCGTGACACGTGTCCAACCAACTGCTCAGCCATGGTGTTTTCGATCAGCGCCTCGTGCAGCCGGCTCGGCAAGGCGCTTTCAGCGAACCCAGCAAAGGCCCGCGAGAAGGTCGCTTCGCTGGGAATCGCCCTCACAGGATCATGATGGTGGTTCTTTCGTGTACTCTTGTTGAGCCTGTAGGTACCGCTTTCGACACGTCATCCGGTTGACGGCCGCACACAACCTCGCTAGACTCCGCTATGATCGAGGGGCTGGCTTACGTGAGAGGCCCACAGGCGGTGCGGAATCGGCGATATCGGACCGGCTCCTCCTTCCGGGAGGGTGCTAAGGGTTCTTCCTCTCGACACCTTGACACACTGACAATATGCCGACTGAACAAGAGATCTTT
This genomic interval from Spirochaetaceae bacterium contains the following:
- a CDS encoding transposase — encoded protein: MRAIPSEATFSRAFAGFAESALPSRLHEALIENTMAEQLVGHVSRDATAIEGREKATPKPKQPAKPKRKRGRPRKGEERPKEPTRLQRQQQMALPEMLDDLPQVCDVGSKRNAKGYKESWIGYKLHIDAADGGIPLSCILTSASVHDSQVAIPLATMTAARVSNLYDLMDAAYDAAEIRAHSESLGHVPIIDVNPRRDADRKRELKREAQARRNAGHVDATQVRYRERSTVERVDGRLKDEFGARQVRVRGHSKVLCHLMFGILALTVDQLLRFVN